The following coding sequences are from one Shewanella eurypsychrophilus window:
- a CDS encoding efflux RND transporter periplasmic adaptor subunit: MSQFEMNKRKKLAYLLSLFMVVTPQLAHSQSLIAQSPVTDHTEHSHSQEQASYSCPMHPEVTSHEPGSRCPKCNMFLTLDEGSKERDQNSDTMAMTAMAEQKTYVCPMHPEETSHESGSRCSICNMFLVEEEEEEERGPMDHSAHNMSEAIPEEHSNHKNMSQEALTPADTVFNSAEPASLNDGGTIKYICPMHAHIISDVPGSCPICGMNLEKVEVGGNSKEIEINVSGGMQQALALKVAKVEKDTLWKFVQTVGQIDYDESKINHIHARVTGWIEKLTIKSVGDKITKGQLLYEIYSPDLINAQDDFLLAQDTLKRIGKNASYEELLRKAGLRLELLGFNQAQIKTLARSKKTQYRVPFYAKSDGIVKELTVRDGMYIQPATEIMSVVDLSKVWVIADVFENEQSWLEVGQKTEVSVPAMGIKGIEGAIDYIYPELDPVTRSLRVRIVVKNHNIELRPNTLAKIDIFGGPNEDALVIPQEALIQTGKENRVIVKLEDNSFTARQVTVGMLSQGKAEILDGLAEGELVITSGQFLLDSEASLKGSLMRLTSGHQH; this comes from the coding sequence ATGAGTCAATTTGAAATGAACAAACGCAAAAAACTAGCCTACCTGCTCAGCCTATTTATGGTTGTTACCCCGCAGTTAGCACACTCTCAGTCACTGATAGCCCAGAGCCCGGTGACCGATCACACAGAGCATAGCCACAGCCAAGAGCAAGCAAGCTACTCTTGCCCAATGCATCCAGAGGTGACGAGTCATGAGCCCGGCAGCCGTTGCCCTAAGTGCAACATGTTCCTTACCTTAGATGAAGGTAGCAAGGAGCGAGATCAAAATAGTGACACTATGGCTATGACAGCTATGGCAGAACAAAAAACCTATGTCTGTCCTATGCACCCGGAAGAAACCAGTCATGAATCGGGTAGCCGCTGCTCCATCTGTAATATGTTCCTCGTAGAAGAGGAGGAGGAAGAAGAGCGAGGGCCTATGGATCACTCGGCCCATAACATGAGTGAGGCTATCCCAGAAGAGCACTCGAACCACAAAAATATGAGTCAAGAAGCTCTCACTCCGGCAGACACTGTATTTAACAGTGCTGAGCCAGCTTCTCTCAATGACGGTGGCACGATAAAGTATATTTGCCCCATGCATGCACATATCATCAGTGATGTGCCAGGATCTTGCCCTATATGCGGTATGAACCTAGAGAAAGTCGAAGTCGGTGGCAATAGCAAAGAGATCGAGATAAATGTCTCCGGTGGCATGCAACAAGCCTTAGCCCTAAAGGTCGCTAAAGTTGAAAAAGATACCCTATGGAAGTTTGTTCAGACCGTAGGCCAGATAGATTATGACGAAAGTAAGATCAATCACATCCACGCAAGGGTTACTGGTTGGATCGAGAAACTGACCATTAAGTCTGTCGGCGATAAGATCACTAAAGGCCAACTCCTGTACGAGATCTACTCACCGGATCTAATCAATGCACAGGATGACTTCCTACTTGCTCAAGACACGCTAAAACGTATAGGCAAGAATGCCAGTTATGAAGAGTTACTCAGAAAAGCCGGTTTAAGACTAGAGCTTCTGGGCTTTAATCAAGCTCAGATAAAAACATTGGCTAGATCGAAAAAGACTCAATATCGTGTCCCCTTTTATGCCAAGAGTGACGGCATAGTTAAAGAATTAACCGTTAGAGACGGCATGTACATTCAACCTGCTACCGAGATAATGTCGGTTGTTGATCTGTCTAAAGTCTGGGTCATTGCCGATGTATTTGAAAATGAGCAAAGCTGGTTGGAAGTAGGTCAAAAGACAGAAGTATCAGTACCCGCGATGGGCATCAAAGGTATCGAAGGTGCAATAGATTATATCTATCCAGAACTCGACCCAGTAACTCGCAGTTTGCGCGTCAGAATCGTGGTAAAAAATCATAATATTGAACTTAGACCTAATACCCTAGCCAAGATAGATATCTTCGGAGGTCCCAATGAGGATGCCTTAGTGATCCCTCAAGAGGCTCTCATACAAACGGGTAAAGAGAATCGCGTCATAGTAAAGCTTGAAGATAACAGCTTTACCGCACGTCAGGTCACTGTGGGTATGCTAAGTCAGGGCAAGGCCGAGATTCTCGATGGTTTGGCCGAAGGCGAGCTTGTGATCACCTCGGGTCAATTTTTACTCGATTCAGAAGCCAGCCTCAAGGGTAGCTTGATGCGTCTGACCAGCGGCCACCAGCACTAG
- a CDS encoding heavy metal-binding domain-containing protein, with translation MKTLISLILSAFILVSVVPAVSAHEHSQEQKHAQHHEMKADHACPMHPEVTGEKGDTCPKCGMNLTAVKSASNGQSCDNCPHHKDGAHKHGATADTHACPMNPAITGSEGDTCPKCGMNLEPMQAKADTHACPMNSKITGKEGDTCPKCGMNLKPIQAKADTKPAVKHKH, from the coding sequence ATGAAAACCCTTATTAGCCTTATTTTATCTGCCTTTATCTTAGTTTCTGTTGTGCCAGCAGTCTCTGCACATGAGCACTCACAAGAGCAAAAGCACGCTCAACATCATGAAATGAAAGCCGATCATGCCTGCCCTATGCATCCAGAAGTCACGGGGGAAAAAGGAGATACTTGCCCTAAATGTGGTATGAACCTGACTGCAGTTAAAAGCGCCTCTAATGGTCAAAGCTGTGACAACTGCCCGCACCATAAAGATGGTGCACATAAACATGGTGCAACGGCTGATACTCACGCATGCCCAATGAATCCAGCTATCACAGGAAGTGAAGGTGATACCTGCCCTAAATGCGGCATGAACCTTGAGCCTATGCAAGCTAAGGCTGATACTCACGCCTGCCCTATGAATTCAAAAATAACAGGTAAAGAAGGCGATACTTGTCCTAAATGCGGCATGAACCTGAAGCCGATACAGGCAAAAGCTGACACTAAGCCTGCAGTTAAGCACAAGCACTAA
- a CDS encoding DUF2057 family protein, giving the protein MKTFITAIALTVASLTAVTSFASSAASVSFPDSLAVTGINGETKFGAHQIQLADGKNLIELKYHDIFEVNADDSGAWVKSAPLYLILESDQGQYQAMTPVIDTEEEAYDFIDNPVITLTGAQGDSKDVALLTHHQLMAKLLLARQ; this is encoded by the coding sequence ATGAAAACATTTATCACTGCTATCGCCCTAACCGTTGCAAGTCTTACTGCCGTTACTAGCTTCGCATCGTCTGCTGCAAGCGTATCATTTCCCGATTCACTTGCTGTGACAGGCATCAATGGTGAAACTAAGTTTGGTGCTCATCAGATCCAGCTCGCAGATGGCAAAAACCTTATTGAGCTTAAGTATCACGATATCTTTGAAGTTAATGCTGATGATTCAGGAGCATGGGTCAAATCGGCCCCCTTATATCTGATTCTGGAATCAGATCAAGGGCAATACCAGGCGATGACCCCAGTCATTGATACTGAAGAAGAAGCCTATGACTTTATCGATAATCCAGTGATCACCCTCACCGGTGCACAAGGAGACAGTAAAGACGTCGCCTTGCTGACTCACCACCAGCTTATGGCTAAGCTATTACTTGCTAGGCAATAA
- a CDS encoding NapC/NirT family cytochrome c: MNWRALFKPSAKYSILALLVVGIVVGVVGYFATQQTLHATSTDEFCMSCHSNHSLKDEVMASAHGAGRAGVTVQCQDCHLPHNPVEYLVKKIIVSKDLYGFLTIDGFNTQEWLDENRKEQAEHALKYFKSTDSANCQHCHTRIYENQPEAMKKMAKRMHERNFKKDADKRKTCVDCHKGVAHVYPKG; the protein is encoded by the coding sequence ATGAACTGGCGTGCACTATTTAAACCAAGCGCGAAATACTCAATACTAGCCCTACTAGTAGTTGGTATTGTCGTTGGTGTTGTTGGCTATTTTGCTACACAACAAACTTTACACGCGACAAGTACAGATGAGTTCTGTATGTCTTGTCATAGCAATCACTCTTTGAAAGATGAAGTGATGGCATCTGCACACGGTGCAGGTCGCGCAGGTGTGACGGTTCAGTGTCAAGATTGTCACCTTCCGCATAACCCTGTTGAGTATCTAGTGAAGAAGATCATCGTGTCTAAAGACCTTTACGGTTTCTTGACTATCGATGGATTCAACACTCAAGAGTGGCTAGATGAGAACCGCAAAGAGCAAGCTGAACATGCGCTTAAATACTTTAAGAGCACTGATTCTGCGAACTGCCAACATTGTCATACTCGTATTTACGAGAATCAGCCTGAAGCGATGAAGAAGATGGCTAAGAGAATGCATGAACGCAACTTCAAGAAAGACGCTGATAAGCGTAAGACTTGTGTAGACTGCCACAAAGGTGTAGCACACGTTTATCCTAAGGGATAA
- a CDS encoding AraC family transcriptional regulator: MSNRSPLTRIEGVLDYIHDNLDKTLSLEDLADQSCWSRWQLQRVFQSQTGLSVAQYIRELKLSLAAERVLAGQERMLDIAYELGFNSEVSFSRAFKQFFSSSPREYRQRGLRVGLRTPLAKLSKLASDYVVDNAFLQTRIEYKPSFIFYGVSSPFKGLLSDKPDFSTIVPETWHQLHKIIDAINLPEVNLLGVIDTRNEFDEVTQLNYWAGVTCISAQNEVDVDIRLTRLDIPAQEYAVVSYDGAVSGFGHVVEWLICHWLPESEYVGIEGFELENYGTSSKNELLVEGETQSRVKMEYWLPVKKKR, encoded by the coding sequence ATGTCTAATCGTTCACCTCTTACCCGCATCGAAGGGGTATTGGACTATATCCACGACAATCTGGATAAGACTCTGTCACTGGAGGATCTAGCCGATCAGAGTTGTTGGTCAAGATGGCAGTTGCAGCGAGTATTTCAGAGCCAGACAGGCTTAAGTGTTGCTCAATATATCAGAGAGCTAAAGCTGAGCTTAGCTGCAGAACGTGTGCTTGCTGGACAAGAGCGTATGCTAGATATTGCCTATGAACTGGGTTTTAACTCCGAAGTCAGTTTTAGTCGCGCCTTTAAGCAGTTTTTTTCCTCTAGTCCAAGGGAATATAGACAGAGAGGCTTGAGAGTTGGTTTAAGAACACCTTTGGCTAAGTTATCTAAACTGGCTTCTGACTATGTTGTAGATAATGCATTTTTGCAGACACGCATTGAATATAAGCCATCTTTTATCTTCTATGGTGTCTCTTCACCTTTTAAGGGCTTACTTTCCGATAAGCCTGATTTTTCTACTATCGTGCCAGAAACCTGGCATCAGTTGCACAAGATTATTGATGCTATTAACTTGCCTGAAGTTAACTTGTTAGGGGTTATCGATACCCGCAATGAGTTTGATGAAGTCACACAGCTGAATTATTGGGCCGGTGTCACATGCATTTCCGCCCAGAATGAGGTAGATGTCGATATCAGGCTGACCAGGCTAGATATTCCTGCACAAGAATATGCGGTGGTTTCCTATGACGGTGCCGTCAGTGGCTTCGGCCATGTGGTGGAATGGTTAATCTGTCATTGGTTACCTGAGTCTGAGTACGTTGGAATTGAAGGTTTCGAATTAGAGAATTATGGGACATCATCAAAAAATGAACTCTTGGTAGAGGGGGAGACTCAATCAAGAGTTAAGATGGAATATTGGCTTCCAGTAAAGAAAAAGCGCTAG